The stretch of DNA TCCCTCACCTGGCCCCACTCACCCGTCAGCTCAGCTGTCCcttcctcacctgtccccatCCATCTGATCCTTCTCACCTGTCCcagtctcacctgtcccctgACCTGTCCTAGTCTCACCTGTTtgctctcacctgtcccagtctcacctgtcccctgACCTGTCCTAGTCTCACCTGTCCTCTCTCACCTCTCAGCTGTCCCAGTCTCAGGTGTGTCCTCTCACCTGTGCCTCACCCAAcccccctcacctgtcccctctcacctgtccctcacctgtgcccaTCCATCTGATCCTTCTCACCTGTCCTAATCTCACCTGTCCCCTGACCTGTCCTAGTCTCACCTGTTtgctctcacctgtctctcacctgtctgcTCTCACCTGTGccctctcacctgtctcacctgtctctcacctgtctgcTCTCACCTGTGccctctcacctgtctcacctgtctctcacctgtctgcTCTCACCTGTGccctctcacctgtctcacctgtcgCTCACCTGTCCGCAGAGGCCGCGGGtcccgcggggccggcgcggcgcggggcgggggcggggccaggtgaggaggggctgcgggagatGAACAAGAAGCTGCAGAAcctcctggaggagcagctgaccAAGAACctgcacctggcacaggtgagggggcggggccagcgggGGTGTGGCCTAAAGGCATGTGAGAAAGGGGTGGGGCCTCTAAAATGGCTGTCATTTATGGAGATGGGTGTGGTCTATGGAAAGGGGTGTGGCTAAAGGGTGAGGGTGTGGCTTAATGGGGTGGGGCTCAACGGGGGTGTGGTTAAAATTTGGGGGTGTGGCATAAATGATGACATCACTGGGTTTATGGACATGAAAGGGGGGCTtaaaggggagggggggggctTTTCAGCTGTGGGCGTGGCCAGGACAAGGGTGTGGCCGCTCTGAGGGCGTGGCCTCGCGCAGTGGGCCTGGTCTCTTCCCACCCTCATTCCCCCCTTGGCAGGACCTGGAGTCGCTGTCGCAGGAGCTGGCGCAGCTCAGGAAGGAACAGGcgacccccccgggacccccctgaGGGGCGGGGCCTCTCCTGGTGGGCGGGGCCTCACCCTTTCCCCCCCCGCAGGCTCCGCCCCCCGGCCGGGGCGCTGCTGCGGGGGAGGCGTTTCCCCTTTAAGGGCTCGGCGGGCCCCGCCGGCATTGCCCTTTTAAGGCCGGACGGTTCTTTACATGGCGTTGCCCCTTtaagggtgggggggggggggattcCCTGGAGGGCGTTGCCCCTTTAAGAGCGGGGGCGTTGCCTCTTTAAGGAGGACGTGGTCCCCACTCTGGCGTTGCCCGTTTAAGGGGGTCCCGCATGCGCCCCCCTCTCTCCCCCAAATAAACCCGATGTGAATCGCTGCCTGTGACGTCATTTTCTGCGTTGGGAAAGGGTGGTCGGAGTCGGTGACGTCATTAAAGGGCCTGCCTGCGGAGCCCGCCCCGTGACGTCACTTCCGCGCGCTGCCCCGGATGTTGTTGCCGTGGCCGCGGCCGCAGGACGGGCACGGGCGCGGCGCGGCTCCGGATCCCCACTCCCCCAGAATCGCGCACCGTCCGGCCGGGGGTCGCGGCGTGACGTCAGCACGGTGACGTAACACCAGCCCCCCGCTTCCCCGGCtcgggggggcggcggcggcggcgaaacccccccaaaacccccaacccccccccgaGACCCCGCCCCAAcatggcggcggcgccggggggcggggcctcgcCGGGGGGCGGGGGCGGAGCCGCGCTGGAGGATGAGTGCGAGGTTGTGCGCGTGCGCGTCAAGGTAAGGGGCGGGTCTTATGTATGGGCGGAGGCTCTACTGGGCGTGGTTATTTCATGGGTGGGGTTAAGGGGCGGAGTCACGCGCCCTCCGACAGCCAATCAGCTCGAGGCGGCGTTGCCGCCTTCGGGTGTAGCGCCGGCGGGAAATTTTCCCGCCTCTCGGGCCACGTGAGGGCCAGCGGCCAATCAGCGTTGCGGGAGGCACGCGGCGTTGCCGTGGTGACGGTGCTGCGCCGCCATGTTGCATCGCCGTGAGGGGCCGGGGCGCTCcgggaccccccgggacccTCCCGGGACTCTCTCGGGACCCCCTGACGCTCCTCCCGCAGAAGAACGAGGGGCAGCAGCCGCCCGAGTTCCGCTCGTTCGCCGTGGACCCGCAGATCACGTCGCTGGACGTGCTGCAGCACATCCTGGCCCGGGCCTTTGACCTGCAGGGGTGAGCAGGACCCCCTTTTACCCCCCCCCGGGCCCACCTGGGACTCCCCAGAGCgcccaggtgagctcacctGTGCCCCCTCAGGAAGAAAAGCTTCGTTCTGAGCTTCGCAGCGCAGAACGGGCAGGGCCAGGACACCTTTGTGCCTCTGCTGAGCGATGGTGACCTGGCCAACGCCTTCACCTACGCCCGGCCCACCCTGAGGCTGCGCCTGGACGTCAGGAACCCCCCTGACAGTGagtgacacacctgggatacacctgggtgGGGGGagacacacctgtgacacacctgggatacacctgggtgGGGGGagacacacctgtgacacacctgggatacacctgggtgggggagacacacctgggacacacctgggatacacctgggtgGGGGAgatacacctgggacacacctgagatacacctgggTGGGGGGagacacacctgtgacacacctgggatacacctgggtgGGGGAgatacacctgggacacacctgggatacacctgggtgggggagacacacctgggacacatCTGGGACACTTTCAGACACACTTGGGGTACACCTGGGTGGGTGTAGACACATCTTGGACATACCTTGGATACTCACAGACACACGTGAGACAAACTTAGGTGGGAGAAatcacctgggacacacctgtgTTACACCTGGGACATACCTGGTTGGTGGGGACACATTTGCAATACACCTGAGATCTATGTGGGTAGTTACAGATTTAGCTGGACGCACCTGGGTGGGGCAGGACACATCTGGGgacacacacctgggacactTGGGGGCCTGGGCTGGGTGTTAGGAGATGCTGGGTACCTGGGGGAGCCCAGTGTAGCTCAGGTGTGCGAGGTGGGGCTCCGAGGGGTCTCAGGTACCTGTGGCTCAGgtgtgctgtccccaggcccGCTGCTGGAGGACTGGGACATCATCAGCCCGCGGGAGGTGGCGGCGGTCGAGCCGGTCCCCGAGCGCCGCTCGCTGCTGGCGGCGGCCCTGCCCTTCACCCAGGCGCTGCTGGCGCAGGTGAGCACACCTGGCGCAGGTGAGGCACACCTGGAGCGCCCCCCTTGGCTGGAAGCTCGCAGAGAGCTCGTGCTGCTCTCTTGGgcatcccagtgccacctgtgccattcccacagGTGGGCCGGACGCTGGCGCGGGCACAGGCGGCCCTGGCGTGGCCCGAGGGGACCCCGGCCGTgtccccgccccctcccccacccccaccctgcGCCCCCCTGAGCGATGCTGACCTGAGGTCGTACCTGGGCCCAGGTGGGCGCCTGCTGCGGCCCCAGGACCTGCGGCTGCACGTCTTCCACGGCGGCGTCGAGCCCGGCTTGCGCAAGGTGAGAGCCCAGAgccacacctgggacacacctgggggttGGGGTCACACCTTGGATACATCTGGGGATGGTTCTGATCACACCTGGGGTCCTCTGAGCCACACCTTGGGGTCTTGGGGGTTCTCTGATCTCCCTGAGCCTTACCTGGCAGCTGTGATTGCACCTGAGTCACACCTGGGCTGTCCTGATCTTGGTTGTTGTCACTTCAGCCACACCTGGGGATTTTCAAATCCGTCCTGAAAAACACCTGAGAGTTCCTGCTGTCCCTAACCCCAATTCCCCCTGTGCAGGTGGTCTGGCGTTACCTGCCGAACGTGTTCGTGGTGTCACTGTCAGTGTTACCTGCTGAACGTGTCCCTggtccctcacctgtccccattcccccccGTACAGGTGGTCTGGCGTTACCTGCAGAACGTGTCCCTgatccctcacctgtccccattccccccccGTACAGGTGGTCTGGTGTTACCTGCTGAACGTGTCCCTgatccctcacctgtccccattcccccccGTACAGGTGGTCTGGCGTTACCTGTGGAACACGTTCCtgctctcacctgtccccattcccccccGTACAGGTGGTCTGGCGTTACCTGCTGAACGTGTCCCTgatccctcacctgtccccattccccccaTACAGGTGGTGTGCTGTTACCTGTGGAACACGTTCCtgctctcacctgtccccattcccccccGTACAGGTGGTCTGGCGTTACCTGCTGAACGTGTTCCCCGCCGGCCTGACGGGCCAGGAGCGCCTGTCCCACCTGCGCCTCAAGGCGGCCGAGTACTCCTCCCTGAAGGTGGCCCTGGCGGCCCGCGCCGCGCCGGCCGAGCTGGCCCAGGTGGCCGCGGCGGTGCGCAAGGACGTGGTGCGCACGGACCGCGCCCACCCGTACTTCGGCGGCCCCGAGGAGGGCCACCCTCACCTGGCGGCGCTGCAGGCGCTGCTGACCACCTTCGCGCTGGGCCACCCGCGCCTGTCCTACTGCCAGGGCATGTCGGACGTGGCGGCGCCGCTGCTGGCCGTGCTGGACGACGAGGCCCAGGCCTTCCTGTGCTTCTGCTCGCTGATGCGCCGCCTGGCGCCGCGCTTCCgccccggcggccgcgggcTGGCCCGAGCCTTCGGCCACCTGCGGCGGCTGCTGCGGCGCGCCGACCCCCCGTTCTGGGCCTTCCTGGCGGCGCGCGGCGCGCACGACCTGCTCTTCTGCTAccgctggctgctgctggagctgaagcGCGAGTTCGCCTTCGAGGACGCGCTCAAGGTGCTGGAGATCACCTGGAGCTCGCtgccccccgcgccgcccccgccccccgAGGGGGTCCCGCTGCTCGGAGCCCCCCTGGGAGCCCGCAGGGCCGGCCGGGGGCTGAGGGAGCGCCGGGGGCTGCGGCCGCGGCCgcccaggaggaggaggaggaggaggaagaacgtggaggaggaggaacgTGGAGGAGAAGGTGCTGGAGGGGCCACGGAGGGTTCTGGTGGTGGCTTTGGGGGTCTCAAGGGTTCCAGTGATGGCCCTGAGCGTCCCAAGAGCTCCAGCGATGACCCAGGTGGTCCCACGAGCTCCAGTGGTAGCCCTGGGGGTCTCAAGACTTCCAGTGATGGCCCTGAGGGTCCCAAGAGCTCCGGAGATGTCCCCCACAGTCCCAAGATCTCCAGCGAGCTCTTTGAGAGACCCAAGAGCTTCAGCGATGTGCTAGAAGGTTCCAGGGGCATCCAGGAGGGTCCCAAGAGCTCCAGTGATGTCCCCGACTGTCTCAGGGACAGCCAGAAGGGTCCCAAGAGCTTTAAGAACGTTCAGGAAGGTCTTGAGAGCTCCAGCGATGTCCCCAAAGGTCACAAGAGCTCCAGGAAGGTCCAGGGGAGACcccccagggatgctgggggagCCCCCGAGGGCTCCAAGCACTCGGAGCCGGGTGGCCCCAGGAAGGTGGAGGAAGGCACCGACGCCCTGGAGATGGACCAGAGaccccacagcctctgctggggGGCTGGAGAAGACCCCAAAAAAGGACGGGATGACCCCAGAGAGGGACACGATCCAAGACAAGGACGAGATGACCGCAGAAAAGGACGAGGTGGCCCCAGAGAGGGATTTGACGACCCCAAAGAGGGACTCGATGACCCGAGAGGAGGACGAGATGACCCTGGGACGAATCGTGGTGACCCCAGAGAGGTTGATGATGATCTCAGAGAAGGACACAACTTTGGAGAAGGCCACAACCCCCCCAAGGATGCCCACCGTGACCCCAGGGATGGCCACCATGGCCTCAAGGATGGCCGTGATGACCCCAAGGAAGGATGCGATGACCCCAGACACGGCCACGATGACCTCAAGCACGGCCACAACGGCCCCAAGGAAGCACGTGACGACACCAAGCACGGCCACGATGACCTCAAGGATGAGCACCATGACGCCAAGACCACCCACAACAACCCAACCACCCCCGAAGACCCTTGGGGCGGCCGTTGGGCTTGGGAAgacccttcctcttcctcctcctcctcctcctcgtgcTCCTCgggctcctcctcctcggaCGAGGAGGTGACGGTGGAGGACGACGGGGCGCCGCTGCCACCGCCAGaagagctgggccaggggaacCCGTTCCTGCTCTTCGTGTGCCTGGCCATGCTGCTGGAGCAGCGCGAGGCCGTCATGGCGCGGGCCGGCGACTACAACGAGGTGGCCATGCACTTCGACCGCCTGGTGCGCCGCCACCACCTGCCGCGCGTCCTGCGCCGCGCCAAGGGGCTCTTCGCCAGGTAcctggaggggtggggggcCGCCGCGCCGGGGGGACCCCAAACGGGATCTCCTTCGGGCTAGGGGATGCCCTCAGGAGCCCCGTCGGGGTAGGGGATGTGGGGGGAGAGAGGGTGGGGACATCAAGGCCACCATAGGGAGGTCTGTAGGACAAGGTGGTGACCCCATAGAACATCTCAGGGTGGTCCTGAGGTCATCATGAGAGGCTCCAAAGTCACCAGAGGTCTGTAGGACAAGGTGGTGACCCCATAGAACATCTCTAGGAGGTGCTGAGGTCACTGTTGGCAGCCTTGGACACTGTTGGAATCCATAGGACAATGTGGAGAACCCATAAAACATCTCCCTGAGGTCATCGTTGGGACCTCCTGGTCACACTGTGGGTCTGTAGGTCAAGGTGGTGACCCCATGGAACATCTCAGGGTGGTCCTGAGGTCATCATGAGAGGCTCCAAAGTCACTGGAGGTCTGTAGGACAAGGTGGTGACTCCATAAAACGTGTCAAAGAGGTCCTGAGGTCATCATGAAGGGCTCCAAAGTCACTGGAGATCTTAGGACAAGGTGGTGACCCCATGGAACATCTCAAGGAGGTCCTGAGGTCATCATGAGGAGTTCCAAAGTCACTGGAGGTCTGTAGGACAATGTGGTGACCCCATAGAACATCTCCAGGGACCCCATGATCACTGTGGACGTCTGCAGGACAATGTGGGGACACTGTAAAATGTCCCCTTAAGGCCACTGTGGGGACTCCGAGGTCACTGGAGGTTTGTAGGACAACGTGGTGAGCCCATAGAGGATCTTTAAGAGGTCTTGGGGTCACTGTGGGGACTCTGGTCGCTGTCAGGGTCTGTAGGACAATGTGGGGACCCCATAAAACATctccagggaccccaaacccgTCATGGGGACTGCCGAGTTGAGGGTGAGAACCTGTAGGACGCTGTGGGGACGCCATAAAACATCTCCAGGAGGTCCTGAGGtcaccctggggacattgggtCACTGTCAGGGTTTGTAGAACGACGTGGAGACACCATAAAACGTCACCCTGAGGTCACCGTGGGTGTCTGTAGGACACTCTGgggaccccacagaccc from Vidua chalybeata isolate OUT-0048 chromosome 32, bVidCha1 merged haplotype, whole genome shotgun sequence encodes:
- the TBC1D25 gene encoding TBC1 domain family member 25, with translation MAAAPGGGASPGGGGGAALEDECEVVRVRVKKNEGQQPPEFRSFAVDPQITSLDVLQHILARAFDLQGKKSFVLSFAAQNGQGQDTFVPLLSDGDLANAFTYARPTLRLRLDVRNPPDSPLLEDWDIISPREVAAVEPVPERRSLLAAALPFTQALLAQVGRTLARAQAALAWPEGTPAVSPPPPPPPPCAPLSDADLRSYLGPGGRLLRPQDLRLHVFHGGVEPGLRKVVWRYLLNVFPAGLTGQERLSHLRLKAAEYSSLKVALAARAAPAELAQVAAAVRKDVVRTDRAHPYFGGPEEGHPHLAALQALLTTFALGHPRLSYCQGMSDVAAPLLAVLDDEAQAFLCFCSLMRRLAPRFRPGGRGLARAFGHLRRLLRRADPPFWAFLAARGAHDLLFCYRWLLLELKREFAFEDALKVLEITWSSLPPAPPPPPEGVPLLGAPLGARRAGRGLRERRGLRPRPPRRRRRRRKNVEEEERGGEGAGGATEGSGGGFGGLKGSSDGPERPKSSSDDPGGPTSSSGSPGGLKTSSDGPEGPKSSGDVPHSPKISSELFERPKSFSDVLEGSRGIQEGPKSSSDVPDCLRDSQKGPKSFKNVQEGLESSSDVPKGHKSSRKVQGRPPRDAGGAPEGSKHSEPGGPRKVEEGTDALEMDQRPHSLCWGAGEDPKKGRDDPREGHDPRQGRDDRRKGRGGPREGFDDPKEGLDDPRGGRDDPGTNRGDPREVDDDLREGHNFGEGHNPPKDAHRDPRDGHHGLKDGRDDPKEGCDDPRHGHDDLKHGHNGPKEARDDTKHGHDDLKDEHHDAKTTHNNPTTPEDPWGGRWAWEDPSSSSSSSSSCSSGSSSSDEEVTVEDDGAPLPPPEELGQGNPFLLFVCLAMLLEQREAVMARAGDYNEVAMHFDRLVRRHHLPRVLRRAKGLFARYLEGWGAAAPGGPQTGSPSG